A single region of the Triticum dicoccoides isolate Atlit2015 ecotype Zavitan chromosome 2B, WEW_v2.0, whole genome shotgun sequence genome encodes:
- the LOC119362113 gene encoding uncharacterized protein LOC119362113 — MAANDGGPDLPANAPVGGDADAGGPYIPAELVPDIAKHLTSLHDFFALRAGCRAYRAALPNCRYLLANQPPHLLVPHTADPSLPLFKVLEPGCAAFSLALFHVPDRRLLRFRARLPFARTGGVLTSDGARVAAVDGATGEILVTDLLSGVQARLPRPPLEYSRVILSGGYVFAPAKGRTEIQYCSLWYAHWAVASYGGDFEIQDWRIVNGALYGLLPSCGLVMASLPKDNTMELWMLGGEFDEDLEEILKETVGGSLLGECGGEPLLICKVGRIDPEYKILRWDFNVGKWVMTTSLGGQTLFIGYDDFVACLGPDVPGIRADCVYGSLPWSGGWSEYSLVDRTCKCFPAQYPGEPGVGFGRPQVWVLPSLFCDY, encoded by the coding sequence atggCCGCGAACGACGGCGGCCCAGATCTGCCCGCCAACGCCCCCGTCGGCGGCGACGCAGACGCCGGCGGGCCGTACATCCCCGCGGAGCTGGTCCCGGACATCGCGAAGCACCTGACGAGCCTGCACGACTTCTTCGCCCTCCGCGCCGGCTGCCGCGCCTACCGCGCCGCCCTGCCCAACTGCCGGTACCTGCTCGCGAACCAGCCGCCGCACCTCCTCGTGCCCCACACCGCCGACCCCTCGCTGCCCCTCTTCAAGGTCCTCGAGCCCGGCTGCGCCGCCTTCTCGCTCGCCCTCTTCCACGTCCCCGACCGCCGCCTCCTCCGCTTCCGCGCCCGCCTCCCCTTCGCCAGGACCGGCGGCGTCCTCACCTCCGACGGCGCCCGCGTCGCCGCCGTCGACGGCGCCACCGGCGAGATCCTCGTCACCGATCTCCTCTCCGGCGTGCAGGCCCGCCTCCCCAGGCCCCCGCTGGAGTACAGCCGCGTCATCCTCAGCGGCGGCTACGTCTTCGCCCCGGCGAAGGGCCGCACGGAGATCCAGTACTGCAGCCTCTGGTACGCCCACTGGGCCGTCGCGTCCTACGGCGGCGACTTTGAGATCCAGGACTGGCGCATCGTCAACGGCGCCCTCTACGGGCTCCTCCCCTCCTGCGGCCTCGTCATGGCTTCGCTCCCCAAGGACAACACTATGGAACTGTGGATGCTTGGAGGCGAATTCGACGAAGACCTTGAAGAGATTCTGAAGGAGACCGTAGGCGGATCATTGCTGGGGGAGTGCGGTGGCGAGCCCTTGCTTATCTGCAAGGTGGGGCGCATCGATCCGGAATACAAGATTCTCCGGTGGGACTTCAATGTGGGGAAGTGGGTGATGACAACGAGCCTCGGTGGACAGACGCTGTTTATTGGCTATGATGATTTCGTCGCGTGCCTTGGTCCTGATGTCCCAGGGATCCGTGCCGACTGTGTGTATGGATCATTGCCATGGAGTGGGGGATGGAGCGAGTATTCTCTGGTCGATAGGACCTGTAAATGCTTCCCTGCACAGTATCCAGGTGAACCAGGGGTTGGTTTCGGGAGGCCGCAGGTTTGGGTGCTTCCAAGCTTGTTCTGCGACTACTGA